One Punica granatum isolate Tunisia-2019 chromosome 3, ASM765513v2, whole genome shotgun sequence genomic window carries:
- the LOC116201336 gene encoding CBS domain-containing protein CBSX3, mitochondrial: protein MQGAAHTLLSHGSMIRNAVLKHVRVVSRPTVFSRLMSVSSARMEEHGFESTTIADILKAKGKSADGSWLWCTTDDSVYDAVKSMTQHNVGALVVVKPGEQKSIAGIITERDYLRKIIVQGRSSKSTKVGDIMTEENKLITVTPDTKVLKAMQLMTDNRIRHIPVINDTGMMGMVSIGDVVRAVVSEHREELDRLNAFIQGGY, encoded by the exons ATGCAAGGAGCAGCTCATACATTATTGTCGCATGGAAGCATGATAAGGAATGCAGTTCTGAAGCATGTTCGTGTTGTCAGCCGACCTACTGTCTTCTCACGCCTCATGTCAGTTTCATCTGCCCGAATGGAAGAACATGGATTTGAAAGCACAACAATCGCGGACATTCTGAAAGCAAAAGGGAAAAGTGCGGATGGCTCCTGGCTCTGGTGCACCACGGATGACTCTGTTTATGATGCTGTGAAGTCG ATGACTCAGCATAATGTTGGAGCCCTGGTGGTCGTGAAACCCGGAGAACAAAAATCCATTGCAGGAATTATCACAGAGAGAG ATTATCTGAGGAAAATCATAGTTCAGGGGAGGTCGTCAAAATCAACTAAAGTTGGAGACATTATGACTGAAGAG AACAAGCTTATTACAGTCACACCTGATACAAAAGTACTGAAAGCAATGCAATTGATGACTG ATAACCGGATCAGGCACATCCCAGTTATCAATGATACAGGAATGATGGGCATGGTGTCCATTGGGGATGTGGTTCGTGCTGTTGTCAGTGAGCATCGTGAGGAGTTGGACAGGCTGAATGCTTTTATACAGGGAGGCTACTAG